The nucleotide sequence CTTGAGGTGCTCGATCCACATGAGCCAGGCGTCCTCCGAGACGTTGTCGAAGATGCGCTGGCCAAAGGCGTTGTCGAAAGGCGGCTCCTTCAGGCCGGGCAGCTCGCGCCCCAGCTTGATGCACTTGACCATTCGCTGACCCATCGTGATGCCTCCTGAGGTTGCTGCCCGCCATCGCTGCAACGCGGACTGACTGTGCTGTGCGCCTGTATTCAAGCGGCTTGCGTGCGCTGCCATCGAATGACCAAGCCAAGTCTCAGGCTACGGGTTGCCATTCCCTTTTGTCAACCTCTCAAGTATCCTGAGGGTATTTGAGCTTCATGCCGCATACTTACGAACAGAGGAGACCAACATGCGTATCGCGGTTACAGGTTCGACGGGACTAGTGGGCTCAGCGTTGGTGGAGGCGTTGGGAGCCGCTGGCCATACGGTGTCGCGCGTGATGCGCGATCAGCGCAAGCTGGGCGCGGGCGATGTGTTCTGGAATCCCGACACGGCCTACGTGGACACGCCGGCGCTCAATGGCGCCGATGCCATTGTACACTTGGCCGGCGAGACTATCTCTGAGCGATGGACGCCGGCGCAGAAAGAGATCATTCACGGCAGCCGTCTGCGCGGAACGCAATTGATCGCCGAGGCCGCGCGCGCGATGTTCCATCCACCACAGGTGCTGGTGAGCGCGTCGGCGACTGGCTGGTATGGTGATCGCGGCGACGAGGTGCTGCGCGAGGATTCGAAGCCCGGCAAGGGATATCTCGCCGATGTCTGCCGCGACTGGGAGACGGCGACGGAAGTGGCGTCGCGCGCCGGGATACGCGTCGTACACGTGCGTACCGGAATTGTACTCAGCGCCAAGGGCGGCGCGCTCAAGAAGATGCTCACGCCATTTCGCTTGGGGCTAGGCGGCAAGATCGGATCGGGCCGCCAGTACATGAGTTGGATTGCGCTTGATGACACGGTCGGAGCGATATTGCATGCTATCAATACAGTGTCGTTAAAGGGTGCGGTGAATGTAGTGGCGCCTGCGCCGGTTACCAATTTGCAGTTTACGAAAGCGCTGGGCAAGGTGCTGGGCCGGCCGACGATTGCTCCGCTGCCGGCGTTCGTGGTGAAGATGGTCTTCGGCGAGATGGGCGAGGAGTTACTGCTTGGCAGTCAGCGCGTCGAGCCGGCGCAGTTGCTGGCAGCTGGCTTCCGCTTCCGTTATACGGAGATCGAAGGCGCGCTGCGCCGCGCGCTGATTGCCTAACTGGTCGCCTAATGAGACGCGCCTGCTCTGCGCGCCTCGCGTTTCGGTGCATGGTTCCGTGCTACAATAACCGCTTTGAGCCTGGTATCAGATTTGCACTATGCGGCAGCGCCGGTGGACGAGAATCGGTATGGACAACTTCACCTT is from Acidobacteriota bacterium and encodes:
- a CDS encoding TIGR01777 family protein; the encoded protein is MRIAVTGSTGLVGSALVEALGAAGHTVSRVMRDQRKLGAGDVFWNPDTAYVDTPALNGADAIVHLAGETISERWTPAQKEIIHGSRLRGTQLIAEAARAMFHPPQVLVSASATGWYGDRGDEVLREDSKPGKGYLADVCRDWETATEVASRAGIRVVHVRTGIVLSAKGGALKKMLTPFRLGLGGKIGSGRQYMSWIALDDTVGAILHAINTVSLKGAVNVVAPAPVTNLQFTKALGKVLGRPTIAPLPAFVVKMVFGEMGEELLLGSQRVEPAQLLAAGFRFRYTEIEGALRRALIA